GGTCGCGCAGGCCGGCGGTCGCCAGCGCCGGGCAGTCGCCGCGCACCGCGAGCCAGTCGCGCAGCGCCTCGGCCGCCTTGCCGCCGATCGGCACCAGGCGCCGCTTGCTGCCCTTGCCGAGCACGTTGGCCTCCATCGCATCGAGATCGACCCAACCGAGCGCCTTGTTGCTGGCCTGCGCATCGAGGCCCGTGAGCTCGCTCACACGCAGGCCGCAGCCGTAGAGCACTTCGACGATGGCGCTGTCGCGCGCCTCGGTCCAGGGATCGGCCTCGGGGTCGTACAGCTCCGCGAGCTGCACTGCGTCGTCGACCGCCAGCGCCTTGGGCAGCGGCCGTGCGGCCTTGGGCGCATGCACGTCCGTCACGGGGTTGGAAACCACCAGCCCCTCGTTGCCGAGCCAGCGGTAGAAGCTGCGCCAGCATGAGAGCACCAGCGCAATGCCGCGCGGCTCGCGCCCCGCGCCGTGCAGCTGCGCCATCCAGCGCCGGATGTGCGCGGTCTGCACGCGGTCGAGCGGAAGCCCGGCCTCGGCGGCGTTGGCCGCGAGCGCTTGCAGATGGATGGCGTAAAGCTCGACCGTGCGCGCCGCCAGCCGGCGTTCGACACGCACATGCTCCAGGTACTTTTCGACCCAGCGCGTGTCGATGGTCTTCTCAGTGGAGGTAGCCATTGAACGCATTGTTCACGACAGCCAAAGGCTCGCGCAATGCGCCCTTGAAAACCATGCCCCAGCGCTGCCAGCAGCGCGTGCTGGCAGCGGCGTACTGAACGTCGAAGTCCTTGTCGAAACCGCCGGCCCGCACCAGCCGCTCCACGCGCCACAGGTGATAGGGCTCCGACACCACGATCACGCTGTGAATGCCCGCCGCCTGCAGCATCGGGCGCGACATCGCCAGGTTCAGGCGGGTGGAAGTCGACGCCGGCTCCAGCAGCAGCGGCCCGGCATAGCCTTCGGCGCGCGCATGCTGCTGCATGACCTCGGCTTCGACGCGGCCGTCCTCCTTGTCGACCCCGCCCGACAGCACCAGCTGCTTCACGCGGCCCGCGTTGGCCAGCGCAATACCGGTGTCGACCCGGCCGGTGAGGCATGGGTTCGGCTTGCCGTCGAGGTAGGCCCGGTTGCCCAGGATCAGCGCGGCATCGGCTGCGCGCCGGGGCGGGTTGTCGAGTGTTTCGACCGCGCGCTGCCAGATGACGGCCGCAATGGCCAGGTACGTCAGCAGCCCGCCAAGCAGCACCGTCCACAGCACGGGCCGCACCGCGGCCCGCCAGGACCGGTGCCGCCCGCTCAAGGCCGCAGCCGCGACAGCGCGCCCGAAGCCAGTTCGGCGATGCGCTCGAGAAAGTCGGTGCCCATTTCGGCGTTGAAGCGCTGGGCGTCCGGCGAGGCCAGCACCAGCAGCCCGAAGGCCGGCGATTCGGCATCGGGCCGCAGCGGAATCAGCGCAATCGACATCGCGCCCGCCGGCTCGGGCAGCCACTTGGCCGCCTCGAATCCCGAATTAAGCCCGCAGTAGGGCGAAGTGAGCGAGGTGGCCAGCGCCTTCACGTCGTCGCTCACCCACTGGGCGTACGCCTCGTTGAGGTAATCGGCGCCGCAGTCCCACACCTTGATGGCGGTTTGCGGCACCAGGAACAGCGACTGCAGGTCGACCGCGATGCGGTACGGCAGGCTGCGCGGGTCGCGCGTGGTCAAGAGGCCCTTGGTCCAGCGCTGCAGGCGGTCGGCAATGACCACGTTTTCGGTGCCGTGGCGCACCATGTCCATCAGGCGATGCTCCAGCGCCTTGATTTTTTCGCGCAGCATCTCGGCCTGGCGCTCCTGCAGGCTCACGGCGCGGTTGCCGTGCGGGCTGGTGAGCTGCACCTGCGCCAGCAACTGCGCGTGCCGCTCGAAAAAGTCGGGCGTGTTCGCCAGGTAGTTGGCGATGTCGTCTTCGGTGATCGGGTTCATGGCGTCGTCGTCGTTGTTTCTGAAGTTGGTCATGGCAGCTCGGGCACCTCGATGTCCCCCTCGAAAACCGTGGTGGCCGGGCCCGTCATGAGCACGGGGTGCCCCTCGCCCTCCCAGCCGATGGTGAGCACGCCGCCGTGCGTTTGCACGTCGACCCGGCTGTCGAGCAGGCCCAGTCGAATGCCCGCCACCACCGCGGCACAGGCGCCGGTGCCGCAGGCCAGCGTTTCGCCGGCGCCGCGCTCGAACACCCGCAGCTTGACGTGCGTGCGGTCGACCACCTGCATGAAGCCGGCATTCACCCGCTGCGGAAAACGCGGATGGTGCTCGATCTGCGGGCCCTGCCTGGCCACTGGGGCGGTTTCGACGTCGTCGACCACCTGCACCGCGTGCGGGTTGCCCATCGACAGAACCGCCACCGAGACAATCGCCGAATCGGCATGCGTGCCAAGGGCCAGGTGCCAGGTGTGCCACGCGCCCGTCGGCTGCGGGTCGAGCCCCGCGGTGTCGAAAGGCACGCGGGCCGGCTCGAAAACCGGCGGCCCCATGTCGACCGTGACCCGGCCGTCTTCGTTCATGCGCGGCTCGATGACGCCCGACAGCGTTTCGACGCGCACCGCGTCCTTCTCGGTCAAGTGGTGCTCGCGCACGAAGCGCATGAAGCAGCGAGCGCCGTTGCCGCACTGCTCCACCTCGCCGCCGTCGGCGTTGTGGATCACATACTGAAAATCGACGCCCTCGGCCGCGCCCTCGGAGGGGCGCCGCACCGTGAGGATCTGGTCGGCGCCGACGCCGAAGTGGCGGTCGGCCAGAAAGCGGTATTGCGCGGCCGTGAGGCCCAGCGTGCCGCGCGTTTCGTCGAGCACGACAAAGTCGTTGCCGGCTCCCTGCATCTTGGTAAAGCGGATTCGCATCGGGCGATTATCCGCCCCCGAAAATGGCCCGGCTTGTCCAAGGCCCGGTCAGCCGCAGCGCGCGGCGACCACCAGGCCTTGCGGATCGACATCGACAGTGAGCCTCGCCGGGTCGCCCGGCGGCGGCAACGGCGTGCCGGCCGCCGAGCTGCGCGCGGATTTGGAACCG
The Variovorax paradoxus genome window above contains:
- a CDS encoding tyrosine recombinase XerC yields the protein MATSTEKTIDTRWVEKYLEHVRVERRLAARTVELYAIHLQALAANAAEAGLPLDRVQTAHIRRWMAQLHGAGREPRGIALVLSCWRSFYRWLGNEGLVVSNPVTDVHAPKAARPLPKALAVDDAVQLAELYDPEADPWTEARDSAIVEVLYGCGLRVSELTGLDAQASNKALGWVDLDAMEANVLGKGSKRRLVPIGGKAAEALRDWLAVRGDCPALATAGLRDPAGAAALFINTKGLRLSSHAVWKLLRERSFKAGLAAPVHPHMLRHSFASHVLQSSSDLRAVQELLGHANIATTQIYTRLDFQHLAKAYDAAHPRAQARPESTDAQTRAEKSARAKPKKDDTHNK
- a CDS encoding YdcF family protein encodes the protein MRPVLWTVLLGGLLTYLAIAAVIWQRAVETLDNPPRRAADAALILGNRAYLDGKPNPCLTGRVDTGIALANAGRVKQLVLSGGVDKEDGRVEAEVMQQHARAEGYAGPLLLEPASTSTRLNLAMSRPMLQAAGIHSVIVVSEPYHLWRVERLVRAGGFDKDFDVQYAAASTRCWQRWGMVFKGALREPLAVVNNAFNGYLH
- the dapF gene encoding diaminopimelate epimerase, translating into MRIRFTKMQGAGNDFVVLDETRGTLGLTAAQYRFLADRHFGVGADQILTVRRPSEGAAEGVDFQYVIHNADGGEVEQCGNGARCFMRFVREHHLTEKDAVRVETLSGVIEPRMNEDGRVTVDMGPPVFEPARVPFDTAGLDPQPTGAWHTWHLALGTHADSAIVSVAVLSMGNPHAVQVVDDVETAPVARQGPQIEHHPRFPQRVNAGFMQVVDRTHVKLRVFERGAGETLACGTGACAAVVAGIRLGLLDSRVDVQTHGGVLTIGWEGEGHPVLMTGPATTVFEGDIEVPELP
- a CDS encoding DUF484 family protein yields the protein MTNFRNNDDDAMNPITEDDIANYLANTPDFFERHAQLLAQVQLTSPHGNRAVSLQERQAEMLREKIKALEHRLMDMVRHGTENVVIADRLQRWTKGLLTTRDPRSLPYRIAVDLQSLFLVPQTAIKVWDCGADYLNEAYAQWVSDDVKALATSLTSPYCGLNSGFEAAKWLPEPAGAMSIALIPLRPDAESPAFGLLVLASPDAQRFNAEMGTDFLERIAELASGALSRLRP